The sequence TTGAAAGAATTTAACGCATCAGGGACCGCAAATGGGTGATCAGTGTTTTATACTGTCTGTGTTTGCATCTTTACTTTCGTTCGCTTCTGACTCGACTGCTTCTGTACTTATGGCTTCCGACGCGCCGATGTCCGATGCGTCTACCGACGCGGCCTACAACCCATCTGCTATTGAGGAGAAGTGGTACCAGTACTGGGAGGCCAACGATTTCTTCCATGCGGATGAGGCATCGGAGCGCCCGCCGCATACCGTCATGATGCCGCCGCCCAATGTGACCGGGCGCCTGCACATCGGCCACGCGCTGCAAGACGCCATCCAGGATGCCATCACCCGCATTCGGCGCATGCAGGGCTACGAAGCGCTCTGGATGCCCGGCATCGATCACGCCGGCATTGCCACGCAAAACGTGGTGGAGCGCAAGTTGGAGACGGAAGAAGGGCGCACGCGTCACGATCTGGGCCGCGAGGCCTTTGTGGAGCGCGTGTACGATTGGAAAGAGGAGTACGGCGACATCATCCTCCAGCAAAAGCGCACCCTGGGCGATTCGTGCGACTGGGAGCGCCAGCGCTTTACGATGGATGAGGGGTTTACAAAGGCCGTGCAGGACGTCTTTGTACAGCTCTACGAGCAGGATCTTATCTATCGCGGCGATTACCTCGTCAACTGGGACCCCAAGAACGAAACGGCCCTCTCGGATGAGGAGGTTGACAATGTGGAGCGCGCGGGCCACTTGTGGCACATCCGCTACGACCTGAAAGACGCCGAGGGTGCCCTTACCATTGCCACCACCCGCCCCGAGACGATGATGGGGGACACGGCCATCGCCGTGCATCCCGAGGACGAGCGCTACGCCCACCTGATTGGCGAAACGGCGCTGTTGCCGCTCTTGGGCCGCGAGCTTCCCATCATTGCCGATGATTACATCGACAGCAGCTTCGGCACGGGCGCGCTTAAGGTTACGCCGGCCCACGACGAAAACGACTTCGCGATTGGCGAGCGCCACGGGCTCGACACGATCAACATCATGAACCCGGATGGCACCATCAACGAACACGGCGGTCCGTACGCGGGCCTCGACCGCTTCGAAGCCCGCGAGCACATCGTGGCCGACCTGCAAGCCGAGGGCCGCATCGTGTCTGTTGCGGACCATGTAAACAACGTCCCCGTCTCCAGCCGCTCGGGCGCCGTCATCGAACCCCTCATCTCGCGGCAATGGTTTGTGCGTATGGAGCCGCTGGCCGAAAAAGCTAAGGCGGCCGTTGAGGACGGAACGATCACGTTCTACCCGCAGCGCTGGGCCAACGAATACTTCCGGTGGATGGACGACATCCGCGACTGGTGCATCAGCCGGCAGCTGTGGTGGGGGCACCGCATTCCGGTGTGGTACTACACCGACGCCAACGGCGCTGCCGACCCGTCGCAGGGCTACGTGGTGAGCGTTGAGCAGCCCGAGCCGGGCATGG comes from Salisaeta longa DSM 21114 and encodes:
- a CDS encoding valine--tRNA ligase, with protein sequence MASDAPMSDASTDAAYNPSAIEEKWYQYWEANDFFHADEASERPPHTVMMPPPNVTGRLHIGHALQDAIQDAITRIRRMQGYEALWMPGIDHAGIATQNVVERKLETEEGRTRHDLGREAFVERVYDWKEEYGDIILQQKRTLGDSCDWERQRFTMDEGFTKAVQDVFVQLYEQDLIYRGDYLVNWDPKNETALSDEEVDNVERAGHLWHIRYDLKDAEGALTIATTRPETMMGDTAIAVHPEDERYAHLIGETALLPLLGRELPIIADDYIDSSFGTGALKVTPAHDENDFAIGERHGLDTINIMNPDGTINEHGGPYAGLDRFEAREHIVADLQAEGRIVSVADHVNNVPVSSRSGAVIEPLISRQWFVRMEPLAEKAKAAVEDGTITFYPQRWANEYFRWMDDIRDWCISRQLWWGHRIPVWYYTDANGAADPSQGYVVSVEQPEPGMVQDEDVLDTWFSSWLWPFATLGWPDDTEALDKFYPTDVLVSGYDILFFWIARMIMAGLWFTDEPPFKHVFITGMVKDEQGRWMSKSLGNGIDPLEMVDQYGADATRFTLAMLCAQGQDIKLAPSKFEMGRNFANKIWNAFNVFGQFMEEGTDYRRTRSFEELELAEQWMLHRLNTAIADIGDALERYRLNEVAQRIYDVFWRDYCDWYLELIKPPYGEAMDDETIALAVEIYEALLKLLHPFMPFITEELWWQLRPRGEGEACIVATWPTVDAEAMDDARAAAFGHLQDLISGVRGIKSDYGVGDGKAVQATISVATPEEAAIVEKNADYFEKLARVTDLTVAVEASKPPASASAVVETSQVFVPLKGMIDLEQERERLRNDIASKEGFLQSVEAKLSNEQFVEKAPDDVVERERQKKRDATAELKRLRANLADLEDLE